The Flexivirga aerilata sequence CCCCCGTCGGAGAACGAGTCGGGCGTGACGTTGACGACGCCCATCACGAGGGGGCGTTCGGCGGGTCGGGCCGGCAGTGCCGCAGCCTGCGCAGCCATCGTCACCGTCGCGACTGTGCGTTGATCAGGCTCATCGCCTCGGCGCGGGTGGCCGGGTCGGTCAGCTGCCCGCGCACCGCCGAGGTGATCGTGAGTGCACCGGGTTTGCGCACGCCACGCATCGACATGCACAGGTGCTCACACTCCACGACGACCAGCACGCCCTGGGCGTGCAGGTGCTGCACGAGGGCGTCGGCGATCTGGGTGGTGAGCCGCTCCTGCACCTGCGGCCGCCGGGCGAACACCTCGACGAGCCGGGCGATCTTGGAAAGACCGGTGACCCGGCCGTCCGGCGCCGGGATGTAGCCGACGTGCGCGACGCCGTGGAAGGGCACCAGGTGGTGCTCGCAGGTGGAGTAGACCTCGATGTCGCGCACGATGACCAGCTCGGAGTGGTCGACGTCGAAGGTGCGGCTGAGCGCTTCCTCCGGGGTCTGCCACATGCCGGCGAAGGTCTCGGCATACGCACGGGCGACCCGGCCGGGGGTGTCCTTCAGACCCTCCCGGTCCGGGTCCTCACCGAGGGCGAGCAGCAGCTCGCGGACTGCGGCTGCTGCTCGCTCGAGATCAACTGTCGGCGGGGTCGACATACCCGCCGTCCGGGACCTCGATGACCGCCTCCGGCGGGTGCAATTCGGCCTGCTGCTTGTCCTCTTCCTTCTCCAGGTCGACGCCGTTGGCCTGCGCGCGCTGCTCGGCCGGGGTCAGCACCGGCGGGCGGTCGCTGACGAAGCGGCGGTCGCTGGACAGCCAGATCTTGCGCCGCGGGCGCTTGCGGACGTCCTTGAAGATCTCCTTGAGCTGCTCGACGTCGAGCGTCTCCTTCTCGAGGAGTTCGAGCACCAGGTTGTCGAGCACGTCGCGGTTGTCGTTGAGCGCGTGCCAGGCCTCGTCGTGCGCGGCCTCGATGAGTCGGCGGACCTCCTCGTCGACGACGCCCGCGAGCTCCTCGGAGTAGTCGCGCTCGTGGCCCATGTCGCGGCCGAGGAAGACCTCGGAGTTGCCCTGGCCGAGCTTGATCGCGCCGACGCGCTCCGACATACCGAACTGGGTGACCATCTTGCGGGCGAGGCCGGTGGCCTTCTCGATGTCGTTGGCCGCACCGGTGCTCGGGTCGTGGAAGACGATCTCCTCCGCGACCCGGCCGCCGAGCGCGTAGGCCAGCTGGTCGAGCAGCTCGTTGCGGGTGGTGGAGTATTTGTCGTCGACCGGCAGCACCATCGTGTAACCGAGGGCGCGGCCGCGCGGCAGGATGGTGATCTTGCTGACCGGGTCGGTGTGGTTGAGCGCCGCCGC is a genomic window containing:
- the folE gene encoding GTP cyclohydrolase I FolE — protein: MSTPPTVDLERAAAAVRELLLALGEDPDREGLKDTPGRVARAYAETFAGMWQTPEEALSRTFDVDHSELVIVRDIEVYSTCEHHLVPFHGVAHVGYIPAPDGRVTGLSKIARLVEVFARRPQVQERLTTQIADALVQHLHAQGVLVVVECEHLCMSMRGVRKPGALTITSAVRGQLTDPATRAEAMSLINAQSRR